One region of Deinococcus seoulensis genomic DNA includes:
- the folK gene encoding 2-amino-4-hydroxy-6-hydroxymethyldihydropteridine diphosphokinase produces the protein MPPDPTADAYIALGANLGDPLAALRRAAAHLGTLGQVAGVSALYRTAPVGGPPGQPDYLNAAAHLRTTLSAETLLAALHDLEAAAGRERHERWEARTLDLDLITHGARVSAHPALTLPHPRAWDRPFVLAPLHDLNPDLRHPVTGETVRGALSRLGMGRLGMDGVQRVGGPWLP, from the coding sequence GTGCCGCCCGACCCCACGGCCGACGCCTACATCGCCCTGGGCGCCAACCTCGGCGACCCGCTCGCGGCGCTGCGCCGGGCGGCCGCGCACCTGGGCACGCTGGGACAGGTGGCGGGTGTCTCGGCGCTGTACCGCACCGCGCCCGTCGGCGGCCCACCCGGCCAGCCGGACTACCTGAACGCCGCCGCGCACCTGCGCACCACCCTGAGCGCCGAGACGCTCCTGGCCGCGCTGCACGACCTGGAAGCCGCCGCCGGCCGCGAACGCCACGAACGCTGGGAGGCCCGCACCCTGGACCTGGACCTGATCACCCACGGCGCCCGCGTCAGCGCCCACCCCGCCCTGACCCTGCCGCACCCGCGCGCCTGGGACCGCCCGTTCGTACTGGCCCCCCTGCACGACCTGAACCCCGACCTGCGCCACCCCGTCACGGGCGAGACCGTGCGCGGCGCCCTGAGCCGTCTCGGGATGGGCCGCCTCGGGATGGACGGCGTGCAGCGCGTCGGCGGCCCCTGGCTACCCTGA
- the folB gene encoding dihydroneopterin aldolase, which yields MSRVVLQGLEFHARHGVYDTEAVLGARFVVDAELHYPFADLNDDLNEAVNYANVYAAIQEEVTGTRHQLIEVLTARIGRRLLRDQPTLHAVTVRVHKPFAPLPGVFRDVFTELTLTRADQ from the coding sequence GTGAGCCGCGTCGTCCTGCAGGGACTGGAATTCCACGCGCGGCACGGCGTGTACGACACCGAGGCCGTCCTGGGCGCCCGGTTCGTCGTGGACGCCGAACTGCACTACCCCTTCGCGGACCTGAACGACGACCTGAACGAGGCCGTGAACTACGCCAACGTCTACGCCGCCATTCAGGAGGAAGTCACGGGCACCCGCCACCAGCTGATCGAGGTGCTGACCGCCCGCATCGGCCGCCGCCTGCTGCGCGACCAGCCGACCCTGCACGCCGTGACCGTCCGCGTACACAAGCCCTTCGCGCCGCTGCCCGGCGTGTTCCGCGACGTGTTCACCGAACTGACCCTGACCCGCGCGGACCAGTAA